DNA sequence from the Amycolatopsis sp. Hca4 genome:
CCGCGACCTCGGTCGGCGTGTGCAGGCCGCCGTAGACGCCGAGCGCGACCGAGACGGCGGCGCCGGCCACCAGCGGCACCACGAGCGCCCCCGCGGCGCGGCGGCCCGTCGCCGGGGCGGCCATCAGAAGTCACCGGTCCCGGTCAGGCCGCTGATCGGCTCGGCGGTCACCGGAGTGCCGTCGACGACCGCGGTGGCGGCCACCGGGTCGAGCGCCGGGGCGGCGGTCGAGCCCGCGTCGGTGGTGAGGAGGCCGACCTGGCTGCCGTCGGGCTGCACGATCCAGCCGGCCTTAGCCGCCCGGCCCTTCACCTTCGGCGTCGCCCGGTAGAGGCCCGCGGGTTTCTTCACGACCGGCACGGTGAACCGGTAGGTCTTGCCGGCCGCGGTCACGGTCCCGGTGGCCGACGCGGGGTCGAAGCGGCCCGTCAGGGTCGCGTCCGGAGCGCCCTTCAGGTCCAGTTTGCCGTCGACGGTCACGCCCTGGAGCCACGCTTCGAGCTTCTTGCCGTCGCAGACGTAGGCGATGGCGTGGCCGTCGCGCGTGGACACCGCGATCGACACACCACCGCCGGTCACCCGCCCGGCGTAGTCCGCGCGGGGGGGCGCGGCAGGTCTCGCTGGCTCCGGTGTCGTGGCGGGCGGTGTCGTGGCGGGCGGAGACGTCGTGGGCGGCGCGGTGGTCGCGGCGCCGGCGGCGACCGAGGGCACACCGGTCCCGGTGGCCAGGTCGGCGACGGCGATCCCGCCGGCGAGCAGCACCCCGGCGAGCAGCGTGAACAACGGCCCCGGACGTTCCACGGTCTTCCCCGATTCTCAGCAACACGGACCTCGGGCCGGAACGGCTCAACGCTACGCGCGGAAAAGAGGTAATGCTTAGCCCGTGCAACCGGGTGGTTCGTGGTTGACTGGCCGCATGCTGCCCTGGGACGGCGAACTCGCCGGACGGCTCGACCGGCACACCGTGACTTCCGCGCTGCTGCGCGGCAATCCGCTCGGCGACCCGCACGAACGCCCGCTGTGGGTGTACGTCCCGCCCGGGTACGACGACGGCGACGAGCGCTACCCGGCGGTCTACGTCATCCAGGGCTACACCGGGCACCTGACGATGTGGGCCAACCGGACGCCGTTCCGGCAGCCGTTCGTGGAGACCGCCGACGCGGTCTTCGCCGACGGCGCACCGGGCTGCATCGTCGTGTACGTCGACGCGTGGACCGCTTACGGCGGCTCGCAGTTCGTCGATTCGCCGGGCACCGGCCGGTACCACTCGTACCTGTGCGACGAGATCGTCCCGTGGGTCGACGAGCACTACCGCACGCTCCCCGACCGCGCGTCCCGCGCGATCGCGGGCAAGTCGTCGGGCGGGTTCGGCGCGATGATCACGCCGATGCTGCGCCCGGACCTGTTCGGTGCACTGGCGACCCACGCGGGCGACACGCGGTACGAGCTGTGTTACGTGCCGGACTTCGGCCGGGCGGTCCGCGCGCTGCGCGAGTACGGCCAGGACATCCAGGCGTGGTGGGCGGACTTCCGCAGCCGTCCGGCGTTCACCAGGCCGGAGGACGCGACCCTGCTGACGGTGCTCGGTGTTTCGGCGTGCTTCTCGGCGCGCGAGGACGGGACGCCGGAGCTGCCGTTCGACCCGCTGACCGGTGCGCTGCGGCGGGAGCAGTGGCAGCGCTGGCTGGACTGGGACCCGGTCCGGATGGTGGCCCGCCACGAGGAGGCGGTCCGTTCCCTGCGCGCGGTGTGGATCGACGCGGGAACGAGCGACGAGTACTTCCTGGACATCGGCGCGGAGGCGTTCCGCGCCGAGCTGGCCACGGCGGGCCTCCCGGACGAGCGCGTCCACTTCGAGCTGTTCGACGCCGGCCACGGCGGGATCGACTACCGGTACCCGCTTTCGCTGGCCTGGCTGGCGGAACGGCTGGCCCGCTGACGCCGCCTCAGCTGCCCTCGGCCAGCTCGGCGGCGACCCGGTCGCGCTGGGCCAGGTGCCGCGGGTGCACCGGCGCCTCGGCCGGGGCGGTCTTGCCCTGCTGCCGCAGGTACCGCCCGAGGCGGTTGAAGTTCGCCGGGTGGTAGTCGGCCGAAGCGGGATTGGCGTTGAAGCGCACGCGGAACCCCGGCTTCTCCCCGTTTTCGTCGGTCAGCCGAGGATCGCTGCAGGTCAGGCTGATCGACTCGGTGCCTTCGTCGTACCAGATGGTGACCGGGTGGCGGTCGTCGCCCAAGATCACGTAGTTGCCGGTGGTCATGGCTGCTCCCGTCGCGAGGGTGTCGTCGTCCTCGACGGCCGTCACGCGGGTTTCGTTACAGCCTTCGCTAGGCTCGGGCCCATGGTCACCGAGACCGAACTGGCGCTGCCCGGCGGGCGCACCCTCCACGTCCACGACACCGGTGGCCCCGCGCGGCTGACCGTGTTCTGGCACCACGGCACCCCCAACACCGGTGCCCCGCCCGGGCCGTTGCTGCCGCTCGCCGCGGAGCTCGGCGTGCGGTTCGTGTCCTACGACCGGCCCGGCTACGGCAGCTCGACGCCGGTTCCGGAGCGCACGGTCGGGAACGCCGCCGAGTGCGTCGAAGCCGTCGCCGACGCGCTCGGGATCACCACCTTCGCCCTCATGGGGCACTCCGGCGGCAGCTCACACGCCCTCGCGTGCGCCGCCCTGCTGCCGGAGCGGGTCGAAGCCGTCGCGAGCTTGGCCGCCGTTGCGCCGTTCGACGCCGAGGGGCTCGACTGGTTCGGGGGCATGGCCGCCGCGAGCGCGGCTTCGCTGCGGGCCGCCTGCGAGGGCCGGGACGCCAAGGAAAAGCACGAAGCCGCCGCCGAGTTCGATCCCGACGTCTTCACCGACGAGGACATGGCCGTACTGCAGGGGTCGTGGTCGTGGCTGGGCGAGGTCGTCCGCGCGGCCCTCGCCGGCGGGCCCGGCGGGCTGATCGACGACGACCTCGCCTACGTCCGGCCGTGGGGCGGCGATCCGGCGTCGATCACCGCGCCCGTCCTCCTCCTGCACGGCGAGCTGGACCGGATGATCCCCGCCACGCACAGCGCGTGGCTCGCCGGGCGGTGCCCGCACGCCGAGTACCGGCCCGTGCCCGGTGCCGGCCACCTGTCCGTGCTGCAGCACGCCGCCACCGCGCTCACCTGGCTCGCCGATCAAGGCAGCAGGGCCACCGAAACGACCACCGGCGCCAGGTAGAGCAGCGGGAACACCAGGTGCGCGTACGACCGCGCGCGGGCCACCGTGATGAGCGCGCCGCCGAAGTACAGCACCAGGCCGATCGCCGCCGCGATGCCGATCGGCGGCCAGTAGAGCCCGGCGAGCAGGCCCGCCGCGCCGGCCGCCTTGGCCGTGCCGAGCAGGTTCCACCACGACTGCGGTACGCCGTACTCGGTGATCGGCTCGACGACCCACTTCGCGCGGGCGAACATCGAGACGGCCGAGAAGCCGACCCATGCGGCGGCGGCGATGGTGACGATCAGGTGCGCGGTGTGCATCGGGACTCCTCGGGTTCGCGGCCCCGGGGCTCGGGGTCCGTCACCCCCTCGACTCCGCTGTCCCGGCCGGTGTGACAGCCCGGCGCGTGACGGCGGTCACTTCCCGAAGTGCGCCACGACCATCTCGGCCAGCGCGGCGACGTCGGTCTCGACCATCGGCTCGCCGGTCATGCCCATCCGGTGCAGCAGCGCGCCGACCACGACGTCGACGAAGAACAGCACCCGCTGCTCCGGTTCGCCGAGCGCGTCCTGCAGGGCCAGCCGGTACGGGTCCTGCAACCGCGAGGACAGCACCACGCGCAGCGCCGGATCGCTGACGGCGTCGCTGAACACGCCGGCGAACGCGTCGCCGACCCCCGGCTCGCCGATCTTCGCCGCCGCCCAGCGGACGACCCCGGCCAGCAGCTCCGCCCGGCTGCCGACGGCCAGCGGCGCCGGGCCGAACGCGTCCAGCAGGCAGTCCACGATCAGCTCGCCCTTGGACGGCCAGCGCCGGTAGATCGTCGTCTTCGCGACCCCGGCCGCCGCCGCGATGCGTTCGACGGTGGCCTTGGCGTAGCCGAGTTCGGCGACCGTGTTCAGCGTCGCGGCGAACACCACGTCGTGCAGGCCGGCGCGGGGCCGGCCCGGCGGCCGGGCGGAGGGGGACGAAGCCATGGCGGGAGCCTACCGTTTTTCGCTACCGTAGGTTTCGATACCTGAGGTGTCGAAACTAGGGAGTGACCGTGACCGCCGAACCGATCGTGCAGCGTCCGCCGGAGCCGGACTGGCTCGCGATGACCACCGAGGAACTGCTCGCCTACCGCGAAGCCGAGAACCGCTTCCGCGCGTCCGCCGCCGCGCGGGCGATCACCGGGGAACCGCACCCGGACGTCGTGATCGAGTGGCGGGACCTGGCCCTGCCCGGCCGCGACCTGCCGGTCCGGGTCCACCGGCCGGCCGCGCCCGAAGGTGCCCTCCCGCTGGTGGTCCACGTGCACGGCGGCGGGTTCGTCGGCACGGCGGTGCAGAGCGACTGGGTGACCAGCCGGCTCGCCGCACTGCTGCCCGCGGTCGTCGTCTCGGTCGAGCACCGGCTCGTCGCGCCGGACCACCCGCTCTCCGACGCCGTCGACGACGGCTGGGACACGCTCCGGCACCTGGTGCGCGACGCCGGGACGTGGGGCATCGACCCGGCCCGCGTGGCCGTGTTCGGCGAAAGCTGCGGCGGGCTGATCAGCGCACTGGCCGCGATCCGGGCCCGGGAGGCCGGGCTGCCCTTGCGCGCGCAGGTGCTCGTCAACCCCGCGACCGACGCGACCGACGCGATGTTCGGCCACCCCTCGGTCACCGAACACGCCGAGACGCCCACGCTGACCGTGCCGGTGCTGCGCCTGTTCCAGCGGCTCGCCGTCCCGCCCGGCACCGACGCCCGCGCGTTGTCCCCGTTGCACGCTTCGTCGGTGAGCGGCTTGGCCCCGGCGCTGGTGGTGGTCCCGACGCACGACCCGCTGGCCGACCACGGCCGCCGCTACGCCGAACGCCTGGCCGCGGCGGGCACGCCGGTCCGGCTGTCCGAGTACGCCGGGGCCGGGCACGCGTTCCTCAGCCTGCCGGGGCTGGTCCCCCAGGCCGAGCCCGCGGCGGCGGAGATCACCGGCTTCCTCCGTACTGCGTTCGCCGCGGACCCGGCATGACGGAGGAACCGATCGACGGCACGACCCTCGACGGCGTGGCGGCCACCTGCCCGTGGACGCTGCGCAACCGCGCCGAGGAATCGCGGCGTCCGGGCTCGGCGTTCACCTCGGCGCTGGACCGCGCCTGGCTGGAGATTCCCGACCCGGCGCGGGGCGTGTTCATCCTGACCGTCTCCGAAGCCAGCCTGCCGACCTTCACCGAGCCAGGCTGACCAGAACGCCGGTCGTGGGCGGCGACACCCACGACCGGCGTCCACTATGGACACTCAGCGGGCTCGTAGCAGTGGCAGGAGCTCCTGGTGACGGCCGGCCCGGCGGAGCACCGGCGAGCCCGGGCCCGCCTGCTCCCGGGCGCCCGCCCGCAGCGCCGTCAGGAAGCGCACCACTTCGCCCGGCGGTGGGAGGATGTCCGCGCCGCCCAGGTAGGACAGCACGATCATCTCCTCGCCGCACGCCGCCTCGACCGCGACCGCCCAGCCGTGCACCTCGTCCCAGAGCAGCGCGACGTCGCGCTCGGGGAACCGGCGCAGCCGCCAGTCCACCGCCACGTACGCCGACACCGGGACGTCGACGTCCACGGTGCAGGATTCCAGGCCGAAGCCGAGCGCACGGGCCACCTCGCCCAGATACGCGCGCAGCCCGCGCTGGAACCAGAATTCGAGATCGGTGTCGATCAGGCCGGACACCCGTTTCCTTTCGCCACGTTCGACAAGACCGGCAACGCCCGCCAGATCATTGTCTTTCGCCACCGCGACGGCTGTCGCGCTTCGTGCGTAAACCGTACCGACTTCGCGGACTTCGGCCCACCGCCGGACATCCGCGTTCGCGATCCGTGCAGCAACACGCCCGTCTGCACGTGCACGCTTCCACTGTGGACGATCAAATCCGCAGGTGAAGACGTTTTCCGCAATTCCGTAAAAACCTCACGGCACACTGAGCGGAATAGTGGTCGCGGAAAGTTCAGCCGAACGCAGGAATCGGCACCCGGGTGCGTTCCAGATCGGCGAACAGATCTCCGAGGTCTTCGACGCGCTCCAGGACTTCGCCCGCGGTGAACCGCAGGTGCGTGACGTGCCGGCAGGCGCGGACCTCGTCCCAGGTGACCGGGGCCGAGACGGTCGGCTCGTCGCGCCCGCGCAGCGAGTACGGCGCCACGGTGGTCTTGAACGGGTTGTTCTGGCTCCAGTCGATGAGGACCTTGCCCGGGCGCAGCGTCTTCGTCATCCGCGCCACGACGAGGTCGGGCGTCTCGGCGGCGAGCCGCTCGGCCAGCGCCTTCGCGTACCGCGACGGCTCGCCGCCATCGGTCGTCACGATCCCCGCGTAGAGCTGCATGCCCTTGGAGCCGCTGGTCTTCGCCACCGGGGTGAACCCGTCGCCGACGAGGACGTCGTAGAGGCGCTCGGCGACCCGGCAGCAGTCGACGACCGTCGCGCCCGGGCCCGGGTCGAGGTCGAAGACCAGCCGGTCCGGCGTGCTGCGCTCGTCGCCGCCCTCGACGGTCCACTGGTGGACGTGCAGCTCCAGCGCGGCCAGGTTGGCCGCCCACACCAGCTCGGGCAGGTCGTTGATCAGCGGGTACGCGACGATCTCGGGCTCCTTGCCGCGGCCGCCGACGGTCAGCCGCGCGGTGCGGACCCAGTCCGGGGCGTGCCGGGAGACGTCCTTCTCGAAGAACGAGGTGCCGGTGACGCCTTCGGGGAAGCGCACGAACGTCATCGCCCGGTCCCGCACGTGCGGCAGCAGCACCGGCGCGATCCGCGTGTAGTAGTCGAGCACCTCACCCTTGGTGAAGCCGTTGCGCGGGTAGAGCACCTTCTCCAGGTTGGACAGCGTCAGCTGCCGCCCGCCGACCTGCACCGTGATCCGGCTCCCCGCCACGGGCCAACCCTACCGCGGCGGGACCATCCCGGAGACCACCCGCGCGACGAACCGCTCCGCCACCTCGCGCAGCTTGACGTTCTCCCGCTGCGACTGGTCCACCAGGAGCGCGAAGGCGTCGTCGGCGTCGACCTGGCGGATCGCCATCAGCATGCCCTTGGCCTGGTCGATGACCGCGCGGGAGCCCAGCGCCGTCCGGAGGTTCTCGGCGGTCTCGCGGGCTTGCAGGTAGCGGTGGTACACGCGCAGGATCGCCTCCACCGCGGTCGTGTAGAGCTCCAGCAGCTGCGCTTCGACTTCGGCGAAGCCGTCGTCCTGCCGTCCGTAGCAGTTGATCGCGCCGGAGAACCGCTCGTCGGCCACCAGCGGCGCGGCGAGGAAGCTGCCGAAGCCCGCTTTCCGGGCTCCGGCGGCGAAGTCGGGCCAGCGCTCGAGGGCGTCCGACACCGAGGTGCGGACGACCTTGCCGCCGCGCATCGCGTCCAGGCACGGGCCGCGGCCGATCCGGTACTGCTCGCCGTCGAGCTCGGCCACGGAGTCGCTCGTGGCCGTCGCCGTGTGCGGCGTTTCCCCGGTCACCAGGGTGACCGACGCCTCGTCGACGCCGGGGATGGCGTGGCGCACCTGCAGGCACACGTGCCGCAGCAGGATCCGGAAGTCGTCCTCCTCCCCCAGCACCTCGGTGAGCGCCGCCAGTGCCGCGGTGACGTCGTCGAACAGCGGTGACACCGGGGCGATCGGGTCCGGCCGGTCCATGTCTGCTCCTCCCGGTGGGCACGAGGGAGCCCGGGTACCCGTTTCGCCGCCGATCCATGTCCGCAACGCCGCGACGCGTTTACCGGCGTCCCGGATTGGTACTCACCGGCCATGTCGCCGGAACTGTCCTCACCGGGCGAGCTGCCGCTGGACGGTGAGCTGGCCGTGGTCGCCGCCCGGATGTCCGGGCTGCTGATGTCCCGCGAAACCGTGGATTCGGTGCTGGAACTGATCGTTTCGCTCGCGGACACCACGATCACCGCGGCGGCGGGCGTGGGGGTCACCCTGGTCGACGCCGACGGCGGCTTCGTCACGACCAGCGCGTCGGACCCGCTGGTGCGCGAGGCCGACGCCCTGCAGTACGAGCTCGGCGAGGGCCCGTGCCTGGCCGCGCTGGCCGGGTGCGCGCCGGAGCGGATCGACGACGTCGCCACCGAACGGCGCTGGTCCCGGTGGTGTGCCGCAGTCGCCGGCTTCGGGCTGCGCTCGGTCCTCTCCGCCCCGATGATCACCGGCGACGGCTGCCACGGCGCCATCAAGCTCTACGCGACGACGCCGGGCGCCTTCGGCCCCGTCGACGAGCGGGCGGTGCTGTCCTTCGCCGATCGCGCCGCGGCGCTGGTCGCCAGCGCCCGGGCCCACGAACGAGCCGGCCGGTTCAGCGAGCGGTTCAAGGAGACCCTCCGCGACCGGGACCTGATCGCGCTGGCGAAGGGCTTCCTCATGGGCCGGGACGGGCTCGGCGAAGACGCCGCGTTCGACCGCCTGCTCTCGTTCGCCCGCGCCGACGGCACGAGCCCCGCCGAAGCCGCGGCCCGGCTCGTCGGCACACCGGCACGGGAGGGATGAGCACGTGCGTTTCCTGCCCGAGGAAGAACAGCGGCGGCTGATCGCCGCCACCTTCGCCCGGAGCGACCTGACGCTGGAAGAGCTGTGGATGCGGTACTTCGCGCTCGGCGGCAGCATGAGCCTGCTCGACCTGGACGCCTACCTCAACGGGCTGGTCCCGCTCCCCCGCGTCGACCGGGACATGCTCGCCCACGCCGTCAACGAGCGGCTCGACGAGGTGTCCGGCCCCGCCCGCGCGCCCTACAGCCACTCCACCGCCGACGCGAAACCCCTGCACGGCCCGCTGAAAGCCCTCGTCGACCTCCTCGAAGGCGCCCACCGCGCGCCACCCGAGCGGCTCCCGGCCGTCGTCGCCGAGGCGGGCCGCGCGCTCGACCTGACGATCGGCGTCTACCTCGCCGACTACGACCAGTGCACGCTCGTGCCGCTGCGGCCGGGCGCCGCGGAACTCGACATCGACAGCACGGTCGCCGGGGACGTGTTCCGCCGCGCCGGAACCACGCTGACCCGCGACGGGACACTGTGGACAGTGCTGCTCGACGGCGTCGAACGGCTGGGCGTGCTGGAAATCGTCCCGGCGGGCGACGCCGACCCGGACGACCCGGCGCTGCGGGAGCAGTGCCGCTGGCTGGCCACGCTGCTCGGGCACCTGGTCACCATCACGACCCAGTACGGCGACGGCCTCGACTGCCGTCGACGGCAGCGGCACCGCGGCTCCCCGGCCGAGCTGCTGTGGCAGAACCTGCCCCCGATGACGGCGGCCACCGAAAGCGTGGTCGTGGGCGTGAGCGTCCAGCCGGCGTACGAGCTCTGCAGCACCGCGTTCGACTACGCCCTCTCCGAGCACCGGGCGCAGCTGGCGATGTTCGACGCCGGTGTGCGCGGCCGCGGCGCGACCACCGCCGTCGTGACGGCCCTCGCCGCCTACCGGGCCGCCCGCCACGACGGCGCTTCCCTGGCCGGGCAGTTCACCGCGGTCGCCGCCGAGCTCGCCGGACGGCCGGACACCCCGGCCGTCGGCGGCGTGCTCGCCGAACTGGACCTGGCCACGGGCCTCCTGCGCCTGGTCGGCGCCGGGCAGCCGCTGGTCTTCCGCGGCTGCGAGGTGCTCCCGGCCATCGGAGGCGCGCTCCCGCGGTTCACCCCGGACGGCGGGCCGCCGCCGGTCACGGAGGTCCGGCTCGAACCGGGCGACCTGCTCGCGCTGTGCTCCCCGGGGGTTGCCGAGACCGCGGACGGCGCCGGATCGCCGTTCGGCCGGGCTCGGATCGCCGAGCAGCTCGGCCGCGACGCGGGTGAGCTGTCGCCGGAGATCGCCCGCCGGCTCACCCGGGCCGTGCTCACCCACGGCGGCGGCGAGTTCCGGCAGGACGCGGGCGTGCTGATCGCGCGCTGGGTGCCGCGCTGAGGGCAGGGCCGCTCAGCACGCCGGGTCGTGCACTTCGGCCGCCCGCGCAACGCTCCCGGGAAGTGCTCGTCCCCCGGCGGCGGCGGCTTCCAGCAGGACGCGGGCGTGCCGATCCCGCGCCGAGGGCAATACCCGTCAGCAGACCGCGTCTTGTACCTCGGCCGCCAGCAGCTCGCGCAGGGCGTCGGACAGCGACGCGAACATCGGCACCACGGCCGCGAGGCCGGTGATCCGGAACAGCCGCGCCAGGGTGCGGCCGCTGGCCACCACGCCGAACTTCCGGCCGGCCGCACCGGCCCGCTCCGCCGCCCTGGCCAGTGCCCTGGCTCCGGCCAGGCCGACGAAGGCCACCTGGCTGAGGTCCACCACGGTCGTCCCCGGTGGCGCCGCACCCAGCTCGCGTTCGAGGATCGGCAGGGTCAGCGCGTCGATTTCGCCGGCGAGGGTGAGCACCAGGAAGCCGGGGCGGTACTCCGTCCGGCGCGCGACCAGCGGCGCGGACCGGGTGGGGACCGGAAAGACAGGGGACACGGGTTCGGTTGGCCTTCCGCGCCGGTGAGGGGCCGGCGACACGACGAGGTGATCAAGGACGGGGTTCAAGTACCCAAACGCCTGATCCGGAAACGCTCTCCGTCACGGTGAGACGCTCGTGAAGGCCGACCAGAGCCGTTCCGCGGCGTGCCGGGCCGGGGCCTCGGGCCGGATCTGCGTCGTGCCCTCCGGCTGGGCCTCCGCGCGGCCGCCGAGGTGCTCGACGAGGGCGACGGCCAGCTCGCGGACCTTGACGTTGAACTCCTGGCTGGCGCGGCGCAGGGTCTGCCAGGCCTCCTCCGGCGGGCACCGCCGGACCGCCACCAGCGCGCCCTTGGCCTGCTCGATCGCGGCCCGGGAGGCCAGCAGGTCGAGCATCTGGGCGGGGTCGCCCGCGGTGGCGGTCTCGGCGACCACCAGCGTCATCTCGGTGAGCTTGGCGTAGCGCCCCAGCACGGCCAAGGTTCCGGTGTCCGGCACCCGGTCGAGGGTGACCGACAGCACGAACGCGCCGTCCTCGTCCCAGAACCCGGGCAGCGCGGCCGCCCCGCGGATCGCCTCGACCTCCGGGCCGCCGTCGAACACCGTCTCGCGGGTCAGCTCCGGCCAGCGCTCGTCGCCGAAGAGGCGGTCCGTGGTCACCGGCTCGCCGGTGGCCTCCGCGAGCGGGACCGGGCCGCCGTGCGCCAGCTGGGCGGGGAGCAGTTTCGCGCCGACGCCCGCGGTGGCCAGCACCCGCAGCGGCCGGCCGGCACGCGTGACGGTCAGGCCCGCGCCGAGCGACCCGGGCAGCTCGCCCGCGATGCGTTCGAGCAGTGCCTGCAGCAGCTCGGCCAGCGGTCTCCAGCGATCCGCCGCGTTCATCAGTGTTTCGGTCACCGAACCCTCCCACCGGTTGTGGTCCTTTTGATTTACCGCAGGCCGCGGTGCGCCGCTTCCCGGCGGCGGCGTGGATGTGGGACCGGCCACGCGGACGGACGAGGTGACAGGTCCATCCGGGGCAACGTGCTCACCCGGCCGCACTCAGGCGGCGCTCCAGGAGGTCCTGCTCCCACACCACCGGCACCGCGAGCGCCGGGCCGAGGACGGCGCTCGCGCAGACCGAGGGCGCGGGTCCGCCGCGCGGACGGCCGCGGCACCGCGGCTTGGCGCGCAGCCCTTCCACGACCGCCCGCAGCTCGGCCTCCGGCGGCGCGCACCGGGTCAGGAACCGCAGCCGAAACAGTCCGCGGCCGGCCGGCGCGGCTCGGCCACCTTCGTCTCACTACCTGGCGGCCGGGACGCGGCGGGCGACCACTGACCCGAACGAGCGGTTTACCTTGCCGCGCAACGCGGGTAGCCGGTCGGTGAGCCGAGGAGGCGCCATGACCCACGGGTGGTCCCGATGATGTTCAGCGAAGTCGTCGTCGCCGGGCAGATCGCCCGCGACCTGGTGATCGAGGTCCCGGACGCGCCCGGCGCGGACTCGTCGGCGCCCGTGCGGCACCGGCAGGAGCTGCTCGGCGGGAAGGGCGCCAACCAGGCCGTGGCGCTGAGCCAGCTCGGGATGCCGGTGTCGCTGATCGGCGTCGTCGGCGCCGACCGCACCGGGGATTCGCTGCTCGCCCAGGCCAGGGCCGACCGCATCGGCACCACGCACGTGGTCCGCCGGGCGGGCACCGAGACCGCGCTGCTGGTCGACGTGGTCGACGACCACGGCCGCCGCCGCTACCTCGAGCACGTCCCGGAGGGCACACTGCTCACCGAGAACGACGTCTTCGCCGCGTCCGCGCCGATCTCGGCCGCCGCGTCCCTCATCGTGCAGCTGCAGCAACCCGCGCCGGTGGCCCTGCTCGCGGCCCGGCTGGCGCACACGGCGGGCACCCGGGTGGTGCTCGACGGGCACCGGAGTCCGACACGCTGACCGACGACCTGCTCGCCCTCGCCGACGTCGTGCGCGCCGACGGCCAGGAAGCCGAGCTCCTCACCGGGCGGCCGGTGACCGACGTCGCCGGGGCCGCGCGCGCCGCCGCGGAGCTGCGGCGGCGCGGGCCGGCCCTGGTCGTGCTGGAGGTGTCCGGGCAGGGCAACCTGTTCGCCGGGCCGGAGGGCACCTGGTTCGTGCCGGACGTCGAGACGGAGGTGGTCGACCCCACCGGCGCCGGTGACGCGCTCGTCGCCACCCTGACCGCGGCGCTGACCCGCCGCCGCCCGCTCGAGGCGGCGGCGAGCATGGCCGTCGCGGCCGCGGCGGCCACGACCGGGCACGCGGGCGGGCGCCCGCACCTGTCCCGCGCGGAACTCGACCGGCTGCGGCCGCGCGAGCTGGAGACCGTCCGGGCCTGAGGGCTACAGGCCCGGCAGCTTCTGCTCCAGCCCCAGCAGCACCGCGAACGGGTCGCCGCGGTCGGCCAGGCGAGCCGGGACGTCCCGGATGGTCCACCGGTCGGGCGTGAGCCGCGGGTCGTCCAGCTCGGCCCACTCCAGCGGCACCGAAACCGGGGCACCGGGCCGCGGCCGCACGCTGTAGGGCGCAACGAGGGTCTTGTTGAGCACGTTCTGCGTGTAGTCCAGCCGGGCGCGGCCGCGGCGCTTGTCCTTCGTCCAGGCCCAGCTGACCAGGTCGGGCAGCACGCGCCCGATCGTCCGGGACACCGTCTCCGCCCAGGCGCGGGTCTGCTCGAAGGTGCAGTGCGGGGCGATCGGCACCCACACCTGGACG
Encoded proteins:
- a CDS encoding TetR/AcrR family transcriptional regulator, producing the protein MASSPSARPPGRPRAGLHDVVFAATLNTVAELGYAKATVERIAAAAGVAKTTIYRRWPSKGELIVDCLLDAFGPAPLAVGSRAELLAGVVRWAAAKIGEPGVGDAFAGVFSDAVSDPALRVVLSSRLQDPYRLALQDALGEPEQRVLFFVDVVVGALLHRMGMTGEPMVETDVAALAEMVVAHFGK
- a CDS encoding GAF and ANTAR domain-containing protein — its product is MDRPDPIAPVSPLFDDVTAALAALTEVLGEEDDFRILLRHVCLQVRHAIPGVDEASVTLVTGETPHTATATSDSVAELDGEQYRIGRGPCLDAMRGGKVVRTSVSDALERWPDFAAGARKAGFGSFLAAPLVADERFSGAINCYGRQDDGFAEVEAQLLELYTTAVEAILRVYHRYLQARETAENLRTALGSRAVIDQAKGMLMAIRQVDADDAFALLVDQSQRENVKLREVAERFVARVVSGMVPPR
- a CDS encoding GAF and ANTAR domain-containing protein; protein product: MSPELSSPGELPLDGELAVVAARMSGLLMSRETVDSVLELIVSLADTTITAAAGVGVTLVDADGGFVTTSASDPLVREADALQYELGEGPCLAALAGCAPERIDDVATERRWSRWCAAVAGFGLRSVLSAPMITGDGCHGAIKLYATTPGAFGPVDERAVLSFADRAAALVASARAHERAGRFSERFKETLRDRDLIALAKGFLMGRDGLGEDAAFDRLLSFARADGTSPAEAAARLVGTPAREG
- a CDS encoding DUF6292 family protein, producing MSGLIDTDLEFWFQRGLRAYLGEVARALGFGLESCTVDVDVPVSAYVAVDWRLRRFPERDVALLWDEVHGWAVAVEAACGEEMIVLSYLGGADILPPPGEVVRFLTALRAGAREQAGPGSPVLRRAGRHQELLPLLRAR
- a CDS encoding alpha/beta hydrolase family protein — its product is MLPWDGELAGRLDRHTVTSALLRGNPLGDPHERPLWVYVPPGYDDGDERYPAVYVIQGYTGHLTMWANRTPFRQPFVETADAVFADGAPGCIVVYVDAWTAYGGSQFVDSPGTGRYHSYLCDEIVPWVDEHYRTLPDRASRAIAGKSSGGFGAMITPMLRPDLFGALATHAGDTRYELCYVPDFGRAVRALREYGQDIQAWWADFRSRPAFTRPEDATLLTVLGVSACFSAREDGTPELPFDPLTGALRREQWQRWLDWDPVRMVARHEEAVRSLRAVWIDAGTSDEYFLDIGAEAFRAELATAGLPDERVHFELFDAGHGGIDYRYPLSLAWLAERLAR
- the ligD gene encoding non-homologous end-joining DNA ligase — encoded protein: MAGSRITVQVGGRQLTLSNLEKVLYPRNGFTKGEVLDYYTRIAPVLLPHVRDRAMTFVRFPEGVTGTSFFEKDVSRHAPDWVRTARLTVGGRGKEPEIVAYPLINDLPELVWAANLAALELHVHQWTVEGGDERSTPDRLVFDLDPGPGATVVDCCRVAERLYDVLVGDGFTPVAKTSGSKGMQLYAGIVTTDGGEPSRYAKALAERLAAETPDLVVARMTKTLRPGKVLIDWSQNNPFKTTVAPYSLRGRDEPTVSAPVTWDEVRACRHVTHLRFTAGEVLERVEDLGDLFADLERTRVPIPAFG
- a CDS encoding alpha/beta hydrolase, which codes for MTAEPIVQRPPEPDWLAMTTEELLAYREAENRFRASAAARAITGEPHPDVVIEWRDLALPGRDLPVRVHRPAAPEGALPLVVHVHGGGFVGTAVQSDWVTSRLAALLPAVVVSVEHRLVAPDHPLSDAVDDGWDTLRHLVRDAGTWGIDPARVAVFGESCGGLISALAAIRAREAGLPLRAQVLVNPATDATDAMFGHPSVTEHAETPTLTVPVLRLFQRLAVPPGTDARALSPLHASSVSGLAPALVVVPTHDPLADHGRRYAERLAAAGTPVRLSEYAGAGHAFLSLPGLVPQAEPAAAEITGFLRTAFAADPA
- a CDS encoding DoxX family protein: MHTAHLIVTIAAAAWVGFSAVSMFARAKWVVEPITEYGVPQSWWNLLGTAKAAGAAGLLAGLYWPPIGIAAAIGLVLYFGGALITVARARSYAHLVFPLLYLAPVVVSVALLP
- a CDS encoding alpha/beta fold hydrolase; this translates as MVTETELALPGGRTLHVHDTGGPARLTVFWHHGTPNTGAPPGPLLPLAAELGVRFVSYDRPGYGSSTPVPERTVGNAAECVEAVADALGITTFALMGHSGGSSHALACAALLPERVEAVASLAAVAPFDAEGLDWFGGMAAASAASLRAACEGRDAKEKHEAAAEFDPDVFTDEDMAVLQGSWSWLGEVVRAALAGGPGGLIDDDLAYVRPWGGDPASITAPVLLLHGELDRMIPATHSAWLAGRCPHAEYRPVPGAGHLSVLQHAATALTWLADQGSRATETTTGAR